AAGGACGGCGGCACGACGATGCGGCGGGGAGGTAGACGTCGGCGCAGTAGGGCGGCGGAGGCAATTCTCAGATGAGGACTTaggcgaggaagaaggggatgGAATATATAGGGagggcctttggtaccgggtgaaaacatcacccggtacctatggcagccttaggcaccggttggaatcTAACCTGGTGCCTTAATAAagctttaggcaccggtttctgtttcacccggtgccttaggtccCCAACGGGCGGGAATTGAAATACtctttggcaccgggtgaggACAACAAACCGGTGACTAAGGCTTCCTTTCCCTTTATTTGGACTGATGGAACACTAAAAATTGAAATCTCTAAATGGTGCAATGGTTACTCAAAGTGTATTTGGGCGCCGAAGCCGGGGTTCGACTCCCGCCCAGAGCACCTTTTTTTTGACGAAaaaagcctttggtaccggttgaaattaccaaccggtaccaaaggagttttctttttctcttttccccaTTTAGCTTTCTATTAATTCTTTTAATATTCTGTGAATTCGGTATTTGCCTAGTAAATCaattaattgcccaataaatatTATAATTGTCTAGTAAATCATTTATTTGCCTAGTAAATCAATTACTTGCCCAACAAATCTCAATGGTAACTCAATGGTAACTCGCGGAATTCGtcagtatctcaatggtaactcGCGGAAATTTAGGCTTcgcggccacggttcgactcccgcgcgacgccccacttttatttttacccaaataggaccctaaggtaccggttggattttccaaccggtaccaaaggttatctttttttccctttctttttctcttgtaaatctattaattgcctcataatttgtaataaaactgatatttgcataataaatttgataattgcctagaaaatcagataattatctaataatttaaataattgtctaatagtaaaaataattgtctaataaatttgttatttgctcaataaatttattaactgcctagtaaatcattcaactaattatttgcacaataataaatcatttaaatgtacaataattttaattactacataataaatcatttatgtgcataactaattattttaattgcataataaatcaaataattgcataataaatctaataatgttcacagaaaatattacaagacataatcattcaactaagggaatattaacgatggttcgctttacaatcgtcccttcattatgaccatgacgtgcgtacgaagcctcctcttcggctaaaagaatacttgtgtcaacctccactgcgaatggagtcatatcttcaaccttattgtattcttcttcatctgtgacatcgtcgaactcccacaatttttctttttcctgccagaacaatatggcgctttgcctcatctccggcacctgcaaaacttgatttattcctagacttgtcctttctcgttttgctagacatgtcctgcacatagaaaacttgagtgacatctttagctaggacgaatggttcgtctcgatagccaagctctttgaggtctaccgttgtcattccgtactcgtcgatatcgacaccttttcctgtgagtttaacccattgacaacgaaatagaggtatcttcaacggcccatagtcgagttcccagatctcttcaatgtaaccaaaatatgagttcgtttggccactagagtcggtggcatctatacggacaccactattttgattggtgctcttgttatcttgggctcttgtataaaatgtgtaaccattaatttcatatccttagtacatcaggattgaatttgccggacccctggccagccaagctagctgctcatgaatttgatcgttggccatgacttccttctgcaaccaggtggcgaatgtatcgttatgatattttgtaatccatgtctcagacttcaaatggtatatacttcgcacaatttgcatgtgctcctccatgtatggagccaccaaggctgattgttgcagaactgtgagatgtgctttgctcaacgtggcatgatctgtggcatttactgattttcttccaagtgtgccctttccaatcagctgcccctcatgacgtgatactggaatcccaattgggcagagttcttccacatagtcaacacaaaattcaatgacctcctctgtgacgtaacccttcgcaatgcttccttctggacgagcccgattacgaaacgtatttctttagtactgcaaagtatcgttcaaaagggaacatattatgaaggaaaacatgaccgagaataccaatctctttgaccaggtgaactaaaagatgcgtcataatattgaagaatgatggaggaaatatcatttcaagactgactaaactttggacaacatcctcttgtagcctgcttaaactcgatggatcgattgccttctgagaaattgtgttgagaaatgcgcatagctttatgattattgctcgaacattagcttgtagaatacctctaagtgcaattggaatcaattgcgtcatcaacacgtgacagtcatgggactttacgtgtgcgaatttcttcgctttcaagttcagtagcctctttatattcgaagagtagcctgatgggaccttgatactgttcaaacagtcgaacatactttgcttctcttccttactaagagtgtagcacgcaggacctagataatgacgtcctttatccctttttatctggatgtagggcagcccgttgtttcatacgttgaagatcttgccgcgcttccaatgtatcctttgccttacgtatttataggcgtggctcaaaggcaccagttggtgctcaacaaccggtgccaaacaaaaggcataggcaccggttgatgttactaaccggtgcctttgttgtgggcacgtggcggcaccgggccatggcaaaatccggtgccattgtccaccctttaggcaccggttggttccaccaaccagtacctattcctccttgtgcttttggtaccggttggtggcactaaccggttcctatattgaagttttggtaccgggtgatgctttaacccggtaccaaacaccTTACCTTTGATTGCCGCTGGCCAAAGttaccagctgcttttgcagccggtactaatgcgtggcattagtaccggttgcaacaatagctggtacctttggccaggacctttggcctgttttctagtagtgtttaATCGTGTAGGATGAAGATGCAAGAATGCGAAAAAAGAGGGATCTACAACATTGGCTTCATAGACCCATatgttatacatgaggagaGTGTCAGGAAATGGCCACATCAGACCGAGCAGAATATATTCATGGCCTTGGATAGGCAGCATACTTGTACATTCATTCTATTCCCACATAACTTCGAGTGAATTCTTTGCCTTTTTTCATCACTTGTCTATACATATGTGTATCAATAATTATATATCCAATATTttttctatatatatgtgtatgaaACAACATCCACTGGATCCTTCTCTGTATCGAGATCGATCGATGCCGAGTGGTGGTGTTCTACTCTTTGAGGAAGCCAAAAGAAAATATCAAGACCTCATAAACATCATGCAAAAGGCATGGGCTCGCTTCATCAAAAGACATGTAGGAATCACATCAATACTATGCGatcttgaattcaaacttgactTTCCGGTACGAAtacatatcgcacatctactgtCATTTCTTTAAACaccatgaatatttcataacccatctatatatagtgtttgagacaaGAACAAGGAAACAACCTATGTGGCTACTatgtatgtgagcacatgcatTATTTTTGCAGCCACAAGAAGATGACACGACATGAATTCGATGTATGTATAACATTAATAATAATTTCTTGCATTTAATTCCATACATGTATTAATTAAAAATATTGGTGTTTGCACTTGACAGATTTGGACTCTGGCAGAGCGCCTCATTGAACCGGAAAGAATCAAAACAATTCAAGAATCAGTTTGTGGATTCCTCCTAGATGAGGTCATGAATCCAAATGAAGAATTTTATGCGGATCCTAGGATAAGTGTGGGTCGATTGGATCGAAACAGGAGCGATGAAGAGGACatctagttttttttgttgcaaatTTGTCGAAAAAAAACTTATGTGCAGGGCAACTTATAAATGTTTTATGACTTTCGAGTGTGTTATCATATATTAGAAGTAATTATAATATTTCAAgtgtatataaatataatatatGTAGCCTTTCCTATTCTAGATACGAATACGAATGCTAGATATGAATATGAATACACAAACATCCACAAATATGAATAAGAatacaaatatgcaaatgtcCACGAATATGAATACGAATTGATTGAaactgaaaaaaagaaaagaatagaaagctaatcaaatgaaaaacaaagaaaaaacttagtaccagttggtgtcaccaaccggtactaaatgaccgCACCAGGCGCCACTGCGTGGCAGGCAATTTAGTACCAGTTGGTATACTAAATATGTTTTTTTAGTACCggacggtctgaccggtactaaatgccggCACATTTACCGGCGCATTTAGTACCGACCAGGCAAGGAACCGGTATTAACCAAGGGTTCCCATCCCGTACTAATGACATGTTTTCCAGCAGTGTCTGATCCAGATTCAAAGAACTAGACTGTCGTCCACCAACTTCCTCCTCCCGAACACTACCAGCCAGCCGATATGCGCTACGGAGTACAGACTGAACAGTACAGACTGAACAAACACCTGTCTTCTCATAGAACCATCAACCAGCCCCCAGgcaaggttttaaatctccgGCTATAGCGACAGCTATAGCCAGAGATAGCTAGTGAGGAAAGAAATAGCTAGGAGATGCAACTTTTAGCGCTAAACAATGGTCAACGCTAATAGCCGGAGATAACCAGCGATAGCCGCTAATTCATGGATTGTTTAGCGGCAGCTAAAAGCAAATGGCCTATAAAAGGACCGTGGCCCATGGAACGGCATCCCACACTAGCTTCACCGTTCAGAATCATAGAAGCTTTGGCGGCGATGAAGGCGGCGAGCAGTgtgtttttttctaatttttataaaaaagctAAATCTCTTAGCTGGCAGCTATATCCAGCTATAGCTGCACTTGCAGAGGACAGCAGCTAAGAGGCTTAGCTAGAGATTTTAAACCTTGCCACCAGGCCAGGAAATCCTCTCCTGGTTTGGACAGTAGTGCTAAGAGGGTAAAAGTGAAGTTTAGAGGGGAAGTACTCGCTCCATCTTGAACCTCCCAGTAGTGACGATGGGAGATCGAGAGCTTGCTCACATTGCCCTGCCTGTCCGAGCGGTTCCCTGGTGGAAATCGCGCTCGCTGCCAACCTCTGCTGGGTGCCCTAACTCGGTGATGTTCTCCAGTAACAGAAACATAACTAAAGCATTGCTAGCTGGAGCAAATCAGAGCTTCTGATCTTCTTCTTATGGAATGCCCGGTGATACAATTTCTTGGAAAGATTAGCTGGGATCTTGACTCCCACCATCTAGTTAGAGCATGATGGCTATCACAGAAACTCCAAAAGTTGGCGGAGACATGATTCTGTTCCTGTGTTCTCTAAAGATCGTCTGCAAAATCGATCGGATGAAACAACCAGCGAGGCAGCAACTACCTCATCTGAAACAGAGAAGGGTCTTCTGCTCAAGACTGTTATCTATATGATCTGTTTACCAGCACGTACAGATCTCTTTGGAGCGAGCTGATTCATTCCAAAACAAAGACAATGCAACAAGAGGGGGTGGTGACGTGCAGAAATTTGGGAGAAGTTAGCTGAGGTCGTCAATGGATCGGAATGCAAAATGAGCCCACGACGTTGACACACAACTTCTTTCTTGTCGGATAATTCAATTCGAGGTTGACAGGCGGAAACGCAAGCATGCAAGACAGTTGTGAGAAACATTGCAATACAATGTAGAACCTACTCAACAAAATACTAGTATTAGGGTCGTAATAATTTGCATTGCAATACAGCAAGACAATTGTTTTTGTTATCAGAATTATCATGCATGGCGCCATTTTATTGTGTCAAGTCACTACAGGCCTACAGCTAGCAAAccttgcaaaagaaaaaaaaatgcccTTAGCTTTACATTGCGTGGAAGAAGCAGCTGTCGCAGGCAGGATATACGCACTGGGAAAAGGAGACGAGGAAAAGGTAGGGATTCGATCGCACTACTAGGCATTCGTGCATCAATCACCATTCACCAACCAGTCCAATATGTACCATGAGTTGCATCACCTCACACACATTCACACCAAAATGCTACTGCTAGTCTGCATGCTACTGCAGAACACAAGTGCCAGTGATCGGAGACAGGAAGGCATTCACATGCAGCTAGCGCTTCTCGTGTTCCCGGCCGGCAATGTCACACACAAGCTACCTCCCATCTTGCAGATTCTTTCTCCGGCTATCCTGGGGCTTTAGAGCCTTAGACGACAGAGATGAATTTCACCGGAAGCATGATCAGGTTCCAGTTCGAGCTCCTCCGATCGATGGATCATCAGAAGCCGATGATCTCGTCCGGCACCGTCATGAACCTCGCCCGTTTCTGAAAGCACACGAAGATCATGAAAAAAGAGAGCAACTTGCATTGTTAGTTCAGAATGAACGAAAGATTCTGTTGCCTAACCAGTCAGCTAACAATATTACACTAGTGACGGTTAGCTTCGCTTTATATCCGGaaacttttgaaaaataaaggaaaagCGAAAAGGTCTTTGCTTTATTAGTTTGCCGGTGTTGCAAAATTGTGCGGTGTTGACTCGGCTAGCTTAGCTTTTAACAGAGTGTACACTGTGAGCGGCCGGCTGCAGTGGTTCCGATGGCTTTGCGTCAAGTGAAAGCTAAAGAGCGGGAGCTATTTTCTCGGTCGGTGGCGAGCGAGGTGGTCACTTTCCCGCCGAAAGGGGAAACGCACGACCCCCCTACACCCAGTTTCCCACGGATGATTGTCCGGCCTGCCCGGCTACCAGTACTGGCCGAATGACGATCGAATGGTAACGGGCGGCACCGGCACTgcaccaccgccggccggccggcctaaccgACGATGGCAGGCCGGCCGTTGATCTCGTTCGTGGCAGCGGAGGGATCTAAAAAAAggcctgctggagttgctctataATTATATTATATTTTAATTTGAATGAAGCGTAGTCCTTAACAAGATCTCGTCGCGCGTCATGTCTGATGCTGATGTGGCACGAGACCTCCACACCGGCTGAACGCCTAACTAATCAAGTGCAACTCGAGGTGAAACTAACAACTGGTAATTAATCCATGCATCGCCGATCAGTAATCTAGCATAATCTACGAGTGATCTCCATGTCAATGGATGATCGAAGCTGAGGTCGGGCTGAGCAGTCCGTGCGCGGTGGCAACTAATTAAACGCTCATAATAATTAGCCCCACGAGCCATCTCGATGTGTGCCGGCGGCTTAGTTTTACTAGTTAATGTAATAATTGTGTGAGATCAGAATCTAATCACATGGCCAGCGCCATCACATAGTCGTCGTCAGTAGAACATTACAGTACTGTGCTTGCTTCGAACTATGGCTTTGCCGAATTTGACCTTCAGCTCCACGCCCGCGCACCTACCTAACTGGTGGCAGTAGAGAGACGACCGACCCATGCTACCTGTCCCCGTCATCACATGCACATGGCCACACTGATGATGATCCATCGCCCCAACCGTCCTTGGCTTCTCTATTCTGTGCTACTCCTACTGTACTGTGTGTCTGTGTGCTCCTCATACGGCACACTCCCATAGGGACGCGTGGCGCAGAAATTGTCAGGGGAGGACGAAGGCTCATGagttttttttactatttttttttggctttggctccgtttagtttccaatttttttacagtatccatcacatcgaatttttaaatacatgtatgaaatattaaatataattaaaaaaataactaattatacagtctaactgattcccacgagatgaatctaacaacgtcaattaatctatgattagacattaattattaaataataaCAAAACGTGCTACATTAttcaaatccaaactttttcgcaactaaacacaccccttaTTTTCACTACTAGAAGACAAGCTAAGCATGCAGAGACAACTGATTAGCTATCATGAGGCGTTAGTCTCCacgctggagctggaggtaATGCGGCTCTACATCTACACGTGTAGTTACAAGCTTGAGATCGTCGGGTCGGGTGCGAGGTGATGAAGGACGGCGTACCTCTTTcttgccggcggtggcggcggcggcgaggggcttgCTGCTGTCCTTGCGCGTGATTATAGCCGGCGCcggcatggcggcggcagcggccaccGGCACGGCGAGGGGCGTGCCTGGGGCGGAGCGGTGCCGGCGCTGGTCCCGCTCGACGCAGAGCTGCATGATCCgctcggcggcctcggcggcgtcgcggctgcCCTCGACGAGGCGCTGGACGTCGGCCTTGGGGAGGCGCACCCGGAGCCGCACGGCGCCGTCCCCCGCGGCCTCCACGGACGGCGCCCGCGCGGGGGACGACGCGAgctgcagcagcgccgccgacgccgcgacgTCCGAGGCCGACCGCCGCGCCAGCATGAGGCTCTCGAGCCGCTCCCCGGCGCCGTAGCTGAGCGCGCCCGACCACGACCgctgcggcgggcggcggcgcagcctcgGGAGCTCGACGAGGAAGTAGAGCCGCCCGGGCTTGAGCGGCGCGTCCGGGTCGAgcgggcgcgcgcgcacgccgaggcgccgcacctcctccgcgtccagcaggcggtGGCCCGGGTGGTCCCGCAGCGcgtccccggccgcggcgggcgggcggtacTTGTACGTGGCGCCGTCCACCGTCATcacccgcgccctccgccgcctcccgccgatGGAGTTGCCCATGCGGCCGGCCTAGCTTCCTCGATCGAGGTGCCACCGGAGTAATACAATGCCCGCGCGCGCACGAACGAAGCCTGCCGGCCGGCGGCACGTAGGGAGCTGAGCTGAGCGAGCGAGATTTCgttggcgacggcgaggtctCTGTAGGAGGAAGATCGAGGAGGGGCGAGCGTGGCGAGGGAGGGATTGGAGTAGGATATAAAGGGCGCGCGTGGCGTGGCAGTATGTGTTGGCGCGCGTCAAAACTTATACTAGTACTAAACTACTATAACCACTTGTTTAATCGCCGATGGATGTGGGGTGTTTGTGGTGGAG
The Panicum virgatum strain AP13 chromosome 6N, P.virgatum_v5, whole genome shotgun sequence genome window above contains:
- the LOC120679577 gene encoding uncharacterized protein At1g66480-like — protein: MGNSIGGRRRRARVMTVDGATYKYRPPAAAGDALRDHPGHRLLDAEEVRRLGVRARPLDPDAPLKPGRLYFLVELPRLRRRPPQRSWSGALSYGAGERLESLMLARRSASDVAASAALLQLASSPARAPSVEAAGDGAVRLRVRLPKADVQRLVEGSRDAAEAAERIMQLCVERDQRRHRSAPGTPLAVPVAAAAAMPAPAIITRKDSSKPLAAAATAGKKEKRARFMTVPDEIIGF